The Amaranthus tricolor cultivar Red isolate AtriRed21 chromosome 6, ASM2621246v1, whole genome shotgun sequence genome has a segment encoding these proteins:
- the LOC130815445 gene encoding amino acid transporter AVT6C-like isoform X1 gives MDKEERDTEVVIPLLQGIKSPLDATERKGASLASAIFNISTTMIGAGIMSIPATFKVLGIFPALIIILVIALIGDITGEFMLRYTHSGRSTTYGGLMGESFGKLGSLALQICIIITSFGCLIIYLIIIGDVLSGTESGDAIHTGLLQEWFGFYWWTSRAFAILLVVLLVILPLVLFRRVDSLRYTSLLAILLAAVFIVISSFMAIKALFEGKTQNLRLMPDFSDKGVIHSLFTTIPVFVTAFGFQVNVHPIRAELGEPSDMRLAIRISLLICAVFYFSIGFFGYLLFGDSVNADMLVNFDQISHDTVIASVINVIVRLSYAFHLMLVFPMLNYCLRANINELIYPGKLDLAEDKTRFMCLTAILLILAYVVAIAIPSIWCCFQILGSTTIICLMLIFPSMIVLRDIHGISSVWEKVVAVMLIIAALFASIIAMYTNLSTLTGSKAN, from the exons aTGGATAAAGAAGAGAGGGATACAGAAGTAGTAATTCCTTTGTTGCAGGGAATAAAATCACCTTTAGATGCAACAGAAAGGAAAGGGGCAAGTCTTGCAAGTGcaatttttaacatatcaaCCACCAtgattggagctggaattatgTCAATTCCTGCAACTTTTAAGGTTTTGGGTATTTTTCCAGCTCTAATAATTATTCTTGTAATTGCACTTATAGGTGATATTACTGGAGAGTTTATGTTAAGGTATACTCATTCTGGAAGATCAACTACATATGGTGGATTAATGGGGGAATCTTTTGGTAAACTTGGTTCTCTTGCTTTgcaaatttgtattattattacaagTTTTGGGTGTCTTATTATCTATTTGATCATTATTG GTGACGTACTTTCGGGAACTGAATCTGGGGATGCCATACACACTGGTTTACTACAGGAATGGTTCGGTTTTTATTGGTGGACTTCACGCGCCTTTGCTATTCTCTTAGTTGTTCTTCTTGTTATCCTCCCGTTGGTGTTATTTCGTCGTGTAG ATTCACTTAGGTACACTTCATTGCTTGCCATACTTCTTGCTGCTGTGTTTATTGTCATATCATCATTCATGGCGATAAAAGCATTATTTGAAGGAAAGACACAAAACCTGAGGCTAATGCCGGATTTTTCTGATAAAGGAGTCATCCATAGTCTGTTTACAACAATCCCAGTTTTTGTGACTGCATTTGGGTTTCAAGTTAATG TTCATCCGATCAGGGCCGAGCTTGGGGAACCATCAGACATGAGATTGGCTATCAGGATATCCCTTTTGATATGTGCTGTCTTTTATTTCTCTATCGGCTTCTTCGGTTATCTATTATTTGGGGATTCTGTTAACGCTGATATGCTCGTGAACTTTGACCAGATTAGTCATGATACTGTGATCGCTTCAGTAATCAATGTCATTGTTCGGTTAAGCTATGCATTTCACCTGATGCTGGTGTTTCCTATGTTAAATTACTGCCTAAGAGCTAATATAAATGAACTCATTTATCCCGGCAAGCTAGATTTAGCCGAAGACAAGACACGATTTATGTGCCTCACGGCTATACTACTCATCCTTGCCTATGTTGTTGCAATTGCCATACCGAGCATATGGTGTTGCTTTCAAATCTTGGGTTCAACAACGATTATTTGCCTCATGCTCATATTTCCATCAATGATTGTATTGAG